A genomic segment from Aegilops tauschii subsp. strangulata cultivar AL8/78 chromosome 1, Aet v6.0, whole genome shotgun sequence encodes:
- the LOC109751169 gene encoding uncharacterized protein — translation MEYTISQNEIVAKAFKNAPQNNQMLSPKIQKSITECFAEEILSCILQEIDSDVFSLLVDECRDISDKEQMALVLRYVSGGLSYERFVGVVHVEETTTTFLKSKIDFMIAKFGLSLKQVRGQGYDGASNMAGEFSGLQAKIMRDNSSAYFVHCFAHKLNLVVVAIAKKITDVGDFFDMISLMATVVGSSCKRKDKLRVDHQEEVRKSIGKGEIATGTGLNQELSLQRLGDTRWNSHYRTLVGLSKMFPSVVKVLEYVEEDGTNPIKKRQASGILKYFQSFDSVFYLHMMMIIFALTNGLSKTFQRKDMDIVNAISDVESTKRELLKLRSEHGWNDLLDKVRSFCEKNGILVMDMENDYVNPKKIRQRTALSPSDQFGHYNVEKLKKLAQFYPDDFNDLVGLEHELDLYLDNVTHDTRFASLNNIGDLAELMVTTKKHLSYPLVYRLIKLALTLPVATATIERCFSAMKIVKNALRSKISDDFMNHSLICFVEKELLNEIPNEVIVKRFHAVKERRGMKRKVVD, via the exons ATGGAGTATACTATTAGTCAGAATGAAATTGTAGCCAAGGCATTCAAAAATGCCCCACAAAATAATCAAATGTTGtctccaaaaattcagaaaagtATTACTGAATGCTTTGCAGAAGAAATCTTGTCATGTATTTTGCAAGAAATTGACAGTGATGTGTTCAGCTTATTGGTTGATGAGTGTCGTGATATTTCTGACAAAGAGCAGATGGCATTGGTTCTACGATACGTGAGTGGTGGACTGTCATATGAGAGGTTTGTAGGTGTTGTTCACGTTGAGGAGACTACAACTACTTTTCTCAAGTCCAAAATTGATTTTATGATTGCAAAGTTTGGTTTGAGTTTAAAACAAGTGAGAGGACAAGGGTATGACGGTGCAAGCAACATGGCAGGTGAGTTCAGTGGTTTGCAAGCAAAAATTATGAGAGATAACAGTTCAGCTTATTTTGTACATTGTTTTGCGCACAAACTTAACTTGGTTGTTGTGGCTATTGCAAAGAAAATTACTGATGTTGGAGATTTCTTTGATATGATATCACTTATGGCGACTGTTGTTGGATCATCTTGCAAGAGAAAGGATAAACTTAGAGTGGATCATCAAGAAGAAGTGAGGAAATCAATTGGTAAGGGTGAGATTGCTACAGGAACTGGACTAAATCAAGAGCTTTCTCTTCAAAGGCTAGGAGATACTAGATGGAACTCTCACTATAGAACTTTGGTAGGTTTGTCAAAGATGTTTCCATCGGTGGTTAAAGTGCTAGAATATGTTGAGGAAGATGGTACTAATCCTATTAAGAAACGTCAAGCCAGTGGGATTCTGAaatattttcaatcatttgattCTGTATTCTATCTACACATGATGATGATTATATTTGCTTTAACAAATGGGCTATCTAAAACATTTCAGAGAAAGGATATGGACATTGTTAATGCCATATCAGATGTGGAATCTACTAAGAGAGAGCTACTAAAGCTTAGATCTGAGCATGGTTGGAATGATCTTCTAGACAAGGTACGTTCTTTTTGTGAGAAGAATGGCATTTTAGTGATGGACATGGAAAATGATTACGTGAATCCAAAGAAGATAAGGCAAAGGACCG CTTTGAGTCCAAGTGATCAGTTTGGTCACTATAATGTTGAGAAGTTGAAGAAATTGGCTCAGTTTTACCCAGATGACTTCAATGATTTGGTGGGTCTTGAGCATGAACTTGATCTCTATTTGGATAACGTAACCCATGATACAAGGTTTGCCAGCTTGAATAATATTGGTGATCTGGCTGAACTAATGGTGACTACAAAGAAGCATCTTTCTTATCCTTTAGTATACCGACTTATAAAGCTAGCACTTACTTTGCCTGTTGCCACTGCAACCATTGAGAGGTGCTTCTCAGCTATGAAGATTGTGAAGAATGCTCTACGTAGCAAAATTAGTGATGATTTTATGAACCATAGCCTTATCTGCTTTGTAGAAAAAGAATTGTTGAACGAAATTCCAAATGAAGTGA
- the LOC141034079 gene encoding serine/threonine-protein phosphatase 7 long form homolog — protein sequence MDNDERYAPFFKRARLLGFVLQFKRQPPTLVHAALTALIDRWRPETHSFHPPCGEMTVTLEDWSMITAMPIEGHALTGRVERTNWQQRVATLIGDCPGAKGIRTSGVSLPWLSEHPKTCPEGADETTVEWYARAYLWYLLMGVVFPDSSGNSSNWSYLFFLADWDAGYSWGTASLAYLYRSLDGATQRMGDKSNMGGFVWAFSIWMWERLPVGRPEKMPRRPWGAYSEDGDETRHPTVAYESDVVKLYTGLNKTSYKTYTNELDALTHTQVNWWLYHDREWDFDLNVMCDADRGLWWCIVPMICVYAIEWHLPHRVATQFGMYHHTPPGPPTDTGGHALHL from the exons ATGGACAACGACGAGCGCTACGCGCCGTTCTTCAAGAGAGCCCGACTGTTGGGTTTCGTGTTGCAGTTCAAGCGTCAGCCGCCGACGCTTGTCCACGCAGCTCTGACAGCTTTGATTGACCGGTGGCGACCGGAGACCCATTCTTTCCATCCGCCATGCGGGGAGATGACGGTGACCCTCGAGGATTGGTCGATGATTACTGCCATGCCGATCGAGGGTCATGCACTCACCGGGCGAGTGGAGAGGACCAACTGGCAGCAGAGGGTTGCCACTCTCATCGGCGACTGCCCCGGTGCTAAGGGTATCCGTACATCCGGTGTATCGTTGCCCTGGCTCTCGGAGCACCCGAAGACATGCCCCGAAGGGGCAGATGAGACGACTGTGGAGTGGTACGCGAGGGCCTACCTGTGGTATCTTCTCATGGGGGTCGTGTTTCCAGACAGCTCTGGGAACTCTTCCAACTGGTCGTATCTGTTCTTCCTAGCCGACTGGGATGCAGGGTACAGTTGGGGGACCGCATCTCTCGCCTACCTATACCGTTCG CTTGACGGCGCAACGCAGAGGATGGGAGACAAGTCCAATATGGGTGGCTTTGTCTGGGCCTTCTCCATTTGGATGTGGGAGCGGCTGCCGGTGGGGCGTCCGGAGAAGATGCCAAGACGCCCATGGGGTGCCTATAGCGAAGACGGTGACGAGACTCGACACCCCACCGTAGCTTACGAGTCGGACGTTGTCAAACTCTACACGGGCCTAAACAAGACTTCGTACAAGACCTACACCAACGAGTTGGACGCTTTGACGCATACGCAA GTAAACTGGTGGTTGTATCATGACCGAGAGTGGGACTTCGATCTGAACGTGATGTGCGATGCGGACcgtggtctctggtggtgcatcGTGCCCATGATCTGTGTGTACGCCATCGAGTGGCACTTGCCACACCGCGTGGCCACGCAGTTTGGGATGTATCACCATACCCCACCGGGCCCGCCCACCGATACTGGCGGCCACGCGCTCCACCTGTGA
- the LOC109751180 gene encoding CASP-like protein 5B2: MRELVGRPGTWGGLWLRLGQAALAAASIAVMASANGFAGYTAFCYLIASMGLQALWSLGLACLDGYALKVKRDLNNAVLVSLFVVGDWVTAILSFAASCSAAGVTVLFERDISFCRRYYELPCGRFQLATAFAFLSWALSATSAVIMFWLLASF; the protein is encoded by the exons ATGAGGGAGCTGGTGGGGAGGCCCGGGACGTGGGGCGGGCTCTGGCTGCGGCTCGGCCAAGCCGCgctcgccgccgcctccatcgccGTCATGGCCTCCGCCAACGGCTTCGCCGGCTACACCGCCTTCTG CTATCTGATTGCATCGATGGGATTACAAGCGCTCTGGAGCTTGGGGCTTGCATGTCTTGATGGATACGCCCTTAAAGTCAAAAGAGATCTCAACAATGCTGTTTTAGTGAGCTTATTTGTAGTCGGAGACTGG GTTACTGCGATTCTCTCGTTTGCTGCATCGTGCTCAGCTGCTGGTGTAACAGTTCTTTTTGAGAGGGACATTTCTTTCTGCAGAAGATATTACGAACTGCCTTGTGGGAGATTTCAACTCGCGACGGCATTCGCTTTTCTGTCCTGGGCGCTAAGTGCTACATCAGCGGTCATCATGTTTTGGCTCCTGGCATCCTTCTGA
- the LOC109751176 gene encoding uncharacterized protein has product MSSSCLAIIHPNKACQTSPSSVVPITTTTSLHRLLQLSRAKAKGVMEGLIPFIYRAVAQYRKEGQVSLADLLFDEQPSSSPTAASAYFRLPGDSGRHQRFSGDSGAAGAARRSPAHRRRSMEHGSW; this is encoded by the coding sequence ATGTCCTCCTCCTGCCTCGCCATCATTCATCCCAACAAAGCGTGTCAAACCTCTCCCTCAAGTGTTGTCCCAATAACCACTACTACCTCTCTCCACCGTCTTCTTCAGCTCTCTCGAGCGAAAGCAAAGGGTGTCATGGAGGGCCTCATCCCGTTCATCTACAGGGCCGTggcgcagtacaggaaggaggGGCAGGTCTCCCTCGCCGACCTGCTCTTCGACGAGCAGCCGTCCTCGTCGCCCACGGCGGCCTCGGCCTACTTCCGTCTCCCCGGGGACTCCGGCCGGCACCAGCGCTTCTCGGGCGACTCCGGTGCGGCCGGAGCCGCGCGGCGGTCTCCGGCGCACCGTCGGCGCAGCATGGAGCATGGATCGTGGTGA
- the LOC109751182 gene encoding uncharacterized protein — MAPSYSPEPEPPFRPREKIVKMQRYFQSVHRPTYFKGRYDVITSVAIPLALAASSMFLVGRGIYNMSHGIGRKE; from the exons atggcgccgtcgtactcgccggagccggagccgccGTTCCGGCCGAGGGAAAAGATAGTAAAGATGCAGAGGTACTTCCAGAGCGTGCACAGGCCGACGTACTTCAAGGGGCGCTACGACGTGATCACCTCCGTCGCCATCCCTCTCGCCCTGGCCGCCTCCAGCATGTTCCTCGTC GGGCGCGGGATCTACAACATGTCCCACGGCATCGGGAGGAAGGAGTGA
- the LOC109751181 gene encoding uncharacterized protein — translation MNAIRSALARALSAPKPRPPLARHYAAVGETQPERVAAEMVRYALGGAGHQSPSEDAMRILEQGASNLQGGGEGAAEAVSLLMLAMSTLLYRSGRREDAMEKLKATQQVAPSAAFRVAAWEALMGIRMEASQDVSSSMSPNDSVDLSIKEEEIKWSDQDDLKFRVDAIKGLAALLNGEIDSAQTLFGGPNSCYAAVGNNQTENAAFTYGEYLHCTGDFPLATQMYEKVLEAASREDISGNLLAAGNMAPEEVSLGATCSYGQLLSHSGKFDEAEDYLTRALQKAEEQFGSNHPKVGMVLTCVARMYKLKAKSEGSSSIMVQEGLYRKALEVLKAPAINSEGTRRQVDWRDIISLARGEYAELLLIQSNRKAEGERMKEWAEDAWKNRRSTLAQALEISEVSKPTVVDTRIGRVIWLP, via the exons ATGAACGCGATTCGGTCGGCCCTCGCGAGGGCGCTCTCCGCCCCGAAGCCTCGGCCGCCGCTGGCGCGCCACTACGCCGCCGTCGGCGAAACGCAGCCGGAGAGGGTGGCGGCGGAGATGGTCCGCTACGCCCTCGGCGGCGCCGGGCATCAGAGCCCGTCAG AGGACGCGATGCGGATACTGGAGCAGGGGGCGTCGAACCTGcagggcggcggcgagggcgccgcCGAGGCCGTGAGCTTGCTCATGCTCGCCATGTCCACGCTGCTCTACAGGAG TGGAAGACGCGAAGATGCAATGGAAAAGCTCAAAGCAACCCAGCAAGTCGCTCCTTCTGCAGCCTTCAGAG TTGCTGCTTGGGAAGCACTAATGGGAATTCGCATGGAAGCAAGCCAG GATGTCTCCTCATCGATGTCCCCGAATGATTCGGTTGATTTGtcaatcaaagaagaagaaatcaaATGGTCTGATCAGGATGATCTGAAATTTCGGGTTGATGCAATCAAAGGACTTGCTGCTCTTCTAAATGGAGAGATAGACTCAG CCCAGACGCTCTTTGGTGGGCCCAACAGTTGCTATGCTGCAGTAGGCAATAACCAAACAG AAAATGCTGCCTTTACATATGGTGAATATCTGCACTGTACTGGGGATTTTCCTTTGGCAACACAAATGTATGAAAAGGTTCTTGAGGCAGCAAGCAGAGAAGATATATCTGGAAATCTGTTAGCAGCTGGAAACATGGCTCCTGAGGAGGTTTCTCTGGGTGCCACTTGCTCATACGGCCAGCTTTTATCTCATTCTGG GAAGTTTGACGAGGCAGAGGACTATCTCACAAGAGCACTACAGAAGGCTGAAGAACAATTCG GTTCAAATCACCCAAAGGTTGGTATGGTATTGACCTGTGTAGCCAGGATGTATAAACTGAAAGCAAAATCTGAAGGTTCTAGTTCAATAATGGTTCAGGAG GGGCTATATAGGAAGGCCCTAGAAGTATTGAAAGCACCTGCCATCAATTCTGAGG GCACAAGAAGGCAAGTCGATTGGAGAGATATCATATCCTTGGCTAGAG GCGAGTATGCGGAACTGTTGCTTATTCAGTCAAATAGAAAGGCAGAAGGTGAGCGAATGAAGGAGTGGGCAGAAGATGCCTGGAAGAATCGTAGATCAACACTGGCCCAAGCATTGGAGATTTCAGAAGTTTCAAAGCCTACGGTGGTTGATACCCGTATCGGCAGGGTCATATGGCTTCCATGA